From a region of the Sesamum indicum cultivar Zhongzhi No. 13 linkage group LG3, S_indicum_v1.0, whole genome shotgun sequence genome:
- the LOC105157556 gene encoding pleiotropic drug resistance protein 1 isoform X2 has product MAKMDMNDVYRASNGFRRNASAAFRNDVLEIFESSSRVHEDDDEALKWAALEKLPTFDRLKKGLLLGSRGAVNEVDIQDLGFEERKQLVERLVKVVEEDNEKFLLKFKNRIDRVGINLPTIEVRFEHLNVETEVHVGNRALPSFKNFFINILEGFAAYLHITPSRKKHLSILHDVSGILKPGRMTLLLGPPSSGKTTLLLALAGKLDPALKVSGTVTYNGHSMKEFVPERTAAYISQHDVHIGEMTVRETMAFSARCQGVGSSYEMLAELSRREKEANIKPDPDLDMYMKAAAMEGQETSVVTDYVMKILGLEICADTMVGDQMIRGVSGGQRKRVTTGEMLVGPAKALFMDEISTGLDSSTTFQVVNSIRQFVHILNGTAIIALLQPEPETFDLFDDIILISEGRIVYQGPRENVLEFFQSMGFRCPQRKGLADFLQEVTSKKDQRQYWAHHDRPYRYITVGELAEAFKSFEIGQKLNAELSNPFDKSKSHPAALSTAKYGVSKKEILKACASRELLLVKRNSFVYLFRIFRLSVMGVIAMTIFFRTRIHKDINGGRMLVGSLYFAVATIFFGGVTDISLTIQKLPVFYKQRDFLFYPAWAYGLPSWIVKMPAQAVEVAAYVALTYYVIGYDPNVGRLFKQYLLILVELQTASAIFRFVAAGSRNMITANTYGFFILLIAVSMSGFVLSRDNVKSWWLWGYWTSPLMYAANALLANEFTGHSWRQVLSKDNVSLAVEIVKSRGYFPGAYWYWIGLGALFGMLLLYNACFILALTYLNPLGKPQPVLLEDETRDENDVLTTASERDDENKNQGIILPFEQHWITFDEVKYSVDMPQEMKDRGATEDRLLLLKGVSGAFRPGVLTALMGVSGAGKTTLMDVLAGRKTGGYIEGRITISGYPKMQETFARISGYCEQNDIHSPFVTVYESLLFSAWLRLPPDVDSETRKMFVEKVMELVELTPIRQGLVGLPGVSGLSAEQRKRLTIAVELVANPSIIFMDEPTSGLDARAAAIVMRTVRNTVDTGRTVVCTIHQPSIDIFEAFDELFLMKRGGQEIYVGPLGQGSCHLIQYFEEIEGVKKIKDGYNPATWMLEVTSSGQETMLGIDFADLYKNSELYRRNKALINELSSPRPGTRDLHFPTQYAQPLFTQFLACLWKQHWSYWHNPLYTAVKILYTIFVSFIVGSMFWDLGSKKDTEQDIFNAMGSMYASVFLLGQQGCMSVQPLVAVERTVSYRERAAGMYSALPFALGQVVIELPYTFAQTVIYCPIVYAMIGFEWTAAKFMWYTFFMFFTLSYFSFFGMMTLAVSPNQQISSIITTAFFSLWNLFSGFVIPRPKTPVWWRWYHWACPVSWTLYGLVSSQFGDVKDQFDSKQSVQDFVRTYFGFRHDFIGVVAVMVAAFALLFAFIFACCIRSLNFQRR; this is encoded by the exons ATGGCTAAAATGGACATGAATGATGTCTATAGAGCCAGTAATGGCTTCAGGAGAAATGCTTCAGCCGCTTTCAGGAATGATGTTTTAGAAATCTTTGAGAGTTCGTCGCGAGTtcatgaagatgatgatgaagctTTAAAATGGGCTGCCCTGGAAAAGCTTCCCACTTTCGATCGTTTGAAAAAAGGTCTTTTGCTTGGGTCCAGAGGCGCCGTCAATGAGGTTGATATACAAGACCTTGGCTTTGAGGAAAGGAAACAACTGGTTGAAAGGCTGGTGAAGGTTGTGGAAGAAGATAATGAGAAGTTTCTGTTGAAGTTCAAGAATCGGATTGATAG AGTTGGGATAAATTTGCCAACAATAGAAGTCAGATTTGAGCACCTAAATGTTGAAACAGAAGTTCATGTAGGCAATAGAGCTTTGCCTAGTTTCAAAAACttctttattaatatcttGGAG GGATTCGCGGCCTATCTTCACATAACCCCGAGCAGAAAGAAGCATCTCTCTATCCTACATGATGTTAGTGGGATCTTGAAGCCAGGCCG AATGACGCTCCTTTTAGGTCCTCCGAGTTCTGGAAAGACGACACTTTTGTTGGCTTTGGCTGGAAAGCTCGATCCTGCTTTGAAG GTTTCAGGAACAGTGACATATAATGGACATAGCATGAAAGAATTTGTACCCGAAAGAACAGCTGCATACATAAGCCAGCATGATGTCCACATAGGAGAAATGACAGTAAGAGAAACAATGGCGTTCTCTGCAAGATGTCAAGGAGTTGGAAGCAGCTATG AAATGCTGGCAGAGTTGtcaagaagagaaaaagaagcaaacaTAAAGCCTGATCCTGATCTGGATATGTATATGAAG GCAGCAGCTATGGAAGGACAAGAAACAAGCGTTGTAACAGATTATGTAATGAAG ATTTTGGGATTGGAAATTTGTGCGGACACTATGGTAGGAGATCAAATGATTAGGGGAGTCTCTGGAGGCCAAAGAAAACGTGTTACAACAG GAGAGATGCTGGTTGGACCAGCTAAGGCCCTATTCATGGATGAGATATCCACCGGCTTAGATAGCTCTACAACTTTTCAAGTTGTTAACTCAATTAGACAATTTGTCCATATTCTCAATGGCACTGCTATTATTGCCCTCCTGCAGCCTGAACCTGAGACATTTGATCTGTTTGATGATATTATTCTGATATCCGAGGGCCGGATTGTTTATCAGGGACCCCGGGAGAACGTGCTTGAGTTCTTCCAATCTATGGGTTTCAGATGCCCTCAGAGGAAAGGATTGGCTGACTTCTTGCAAGAA GTAACTTCAAAGAAAGATCAGCGGCAGTATTGGGCACACCATGACAGGCCTTATAGGTATATTACTGTTGGGGAACTAGCAGAAGCtttcaaatcatttgaaatcGGGCAGAAACTTAATGCTGAACTCTCAAACCCATTCGACAAGAGTAAAAGCCACCCAGCTGCTTTGTCAACTGCAAAGTACGGTGTTAGCAAAAAGGAGATTCTAAAAGCTTGTGCCTCCCGAGAACTCTTGCTTGTGAAGAGAAACTCATTTGTTTACCTCTTCAGGATCTTTAGG CTTAGTGTGATGGGTGTCATTGCAATGACTATCTTCTTTCGTACTCGAATCCATAAAGACATAAACGGTGGACGAATGCTTGTCGGTTCTCTTTATTTCGCTGttgcaacaattttttttggtggggTCACCGACATATCCCTGACCATTCAAAAGCTTCCAGTCTTCTACAAGCAAagagattttttgttttatcctGCTTGGGCTTATGGACTTCCCTCATGGATAGTGAAAATGCCTGCTCAAGCTGTTGAAGTAGCTGCCTATGTGGCACTCACTTACTATGTAATTGGATATGATCCAAATGTTGGAAG ATTGTTCAAACAATACTTGCTAATCTTAGTTGAACTTCAGACGGCATCTGCAATATTCCGTTTCGTTGCAGCAGGCAGTAGGAATATGATTACTGCAAACACATATGGGTTTTTTATATTGCTCATAGCCGTGTCAATGAGTGGCTTTGTTCTCTCAAGAG ATAATGTAAAGAGCTGGTGGTTATGGGGTTACTGGACTTCACCGCTGATGTATGCAGCGAATGCACTTCTTGCAAATGAATTTACAGGCCACAGCTGGAGACAG GTTTTGTCGAAAGATAATGTGTCATTGGCAGTTGAGATTGTAAAATCTCGAGGTTATTTTCCAGGCGCGTACTGGTACTGGATAGGATTAGGGGCACTATTTGGCATGTTACTTTTATACAATGCATGCTTCATTCTGGCTCTGACATATCTTAACC CATTGGGAAAGCCTCAACCTGTCCTGCTAGAAGATGAGACAAGAGATGAGAATGATGTTTTAACTACAGCGAGTG AGAGAGatgatgaaaacaaaaaccaGGGAATCATTCTTCCATTTGAACAACACTGGATCACATTTGATGAGGTCAAGTACTCTGTAGACATGCCACAG GAAATGAAAGATCGCGGTGCTACTGAAGATAGACTGTTACTTCTGAAGGGTGTGAGTGGAGCTTTCAGACCTGGAGTTCTCACTGCTCTGATGGGAGTTAGTGGGGCTGGTAAAACTACCCTTATGGACGTGCTGGCTGGTCGAAAGACAGGTGGATACATTGAGGGAAGGATTACAATTTCTGGTTATCCAAAAATGCAAGAGACCTTTGCTCGGATTTCTGGATACTGTGAACAGAATGACATCCATTCTCCATTTGTTACAGTTTATGAGTCTCTGCTGTTCTCAGCCTGGTTGCGTTTGCCCCCAGATGTTGATTCTGAAACCAGGAAG ATGTTCGTTGAGAAGGTAATGGAGCTTGTAGAGCTAACTCCAATAAGACAAGGATTAGTTGGGTTACCTGGGGTCAGTGGTCTATCAGCAGAGCAGCGAAAGAGGCTAACTATTGCTGTCGAGCTTGTTGCTAATCCATCCATAATATTCATGGATGAGCCAACTTCAGGCCTAGATGCAAGAGCTGCTGCAATTGTGATGAGAACCGTTAGGAACACAGTGGACACTGGAAGGACTGTGGTGTGCACAATCCATCAGCCTAGTATTGACATATTTGAGGCTTTCGATGAA CTGTTCCTGATGAAGCGAGGCGGACAAGAGATATATGTAGGGCCATTGGGTCAAGGTTCTTGCCATTTGATCCAGTACTTTGAG GAAATTGAAGGAGTGAAGAAAATCAAGGATGGGTATAATCCAGCGACCTGGATGCTAGAGGTAACATCTTCAGGCCAAGAAACTATGCTGGGGATTGACTTTGCAGACCTGTATAAGAACTCAGAACTGTATAG GAGGAATAAAGCTCTCATCAATGAGTTGAGTAGCCCGCGACCGGGCACGAGAGACTTGCATTTCCCAACTCAGTATGCGCAGCCATTATTCACTCAATTCCTGGCATGCCTGTGGAAACAACATTGGTCATACTGGCACAATCCTCTTTATACTGCTGTAAAGATACTATACACAATATTCGTATCGTTCATTGTAGGTTCAATGTTCTGGGATCTTGGTTCCAAGAA GGATACTGAACAAGACATTTTTAATGCTATGGGGTCGATGTATGCCTCCGTCTTCCTTTTGGGGCAGCAAGGTTGCATGTCGGTGCAGCCTCTGGTGGCTGTTGAACGAACGGTCTCTTATAGAGAAAGGGCAGCTGGGATGTATTCTGCCTTGCCATTTGCCTTAGGACAG GTTGTCATTGAACTCCCATATACGTTCGCTCAGACGGTAATATACTGTCCGATTGTGTATGCTATGATCGGATTTGAATGGACAGCCGCAAAGTTCATGTGGTACACGTTCTTCATGTTCTTCACACTATCATACTTCTCATTCTTTGGCATGATGACACTGGCTGTGAGCCCTAATCAGCAAATTTCTAGCATCATTACCACTGCATTTTTCTCGTTATGGAATCTCTTCTCCGGATTTGTAATTCCAAGACCA AAAACGCCGGTGTGGTGGAGATGGTACCATTGGGCGTGCCCCGTGTCCTGGACTCTATACGGCTTGGTTTCGTCGCAGTTTGGAGACGTAAAAGACCAGTTTGACAGTAAGCAGTCAGTTCAAGATTTCGTGCGGACTTACTTTGGCTTCAGACACGATTTTATCGGTGTCGTTGCAGTTATGGTTGCAGCATTTGCACTTCTTTTTGCCTTTATATTTGCATGCTGCATCAGATCTTTGAATTTCCAACGGCGATAA
- the LOC105157596 gene encoding uncharacterized protein LOC105157596 — protein sequence MVEKEGLLQWPGKMRDTLAKKNSNKYCKFHKDKGHNTEDCYQLKDEIERLKRQGYFKHLIDRRIEAGDRSRSRSRERHQKEDAGKSLARDNTPTNGVIHTISDGPTNEDSSRARKRHARESRFRYGEQKMHVESQEDIVFGDRDLSSGVLDQNDPIVIKMDIANYQVHEVLIDNGSSVDIIFIDVLIKMELGNIKLKLV from the coding sequence ATGGTGGAAAAGGAAGGTCTCCTGCAGTGGCCAGGTAAGATGCGTGATACACTTGCgaagaaaaattctaataagtATTGCAAGTTCCACAAAGACAAGGGTCACAACACAGAAGATTGTTACCAATTGAAAGATGAGATCGAAAGGCTTAAAAGACAAGGATACTTCAAACACTTGATCGACAGGAGGATTGAAGCAGGAGATCGTAGTAGATCAAGGAGTCGCGAGCGACATCAAAAGGAGGATGCTGGAAAAAGTTTAGCTCGGGACAACACACCTACGAATGGGGTTATTCATACTATTTCGGATGGTCCGACGAACGAAGATTCATCAAGGGCGAGGAAAAGACATGCTAGAGAAAGCAGATTCAGATATGGAGAGCAGAAGATGCATGTGGAGTCGCAGGAAGACATTGTCTTTGGTGATAGAGATTTGAGTTCTGGTGTTCTCGACCAGAATGACCCAATAGTCATCAAGATGGATATAGCAAATTATCAGGTACATGAAGTGTTGATAGATAATGGCAGTTCAgttgacattatttttattgatgttcTCATAAAGATGGAGTTGGGGAACATAAAGCTGAAGCTAGTTTGA
- the LOC105157556 gene encoding pleiotropic drug resistance protein 1 isoform X1: MAKMDMNDVYRASNGFRRNASAAFRNDVLEIFESSSRVHEDDDEALKWAALEKLPTFDRLKKGLLLGSRGAVNEVDIQDLGFEERKQLVERLVKVVEEDNEKFLLKFKNRIDRVGINLPTIEVRFEHLNVETEVHVGNRALPSFKNFFINILEGFAAYLHITPSRKKHLSILHDVSGILKPGRMTLLLGPPSSGKTTLLLALAGKLDPALKVSGTVTYNGHSMKEFVPERTAAYISQHDVHIGEMTVRETMAFSARCQGVGSSYEMLAELSRREKEANIKPDPDLDMYMKAAAMEGQETSVVTDYVMKILGLEICADTMVGDQMIRGVSGGQRKRVTTGREVISMRKRVWLLYLSCWSDFSFVKITGEMLVGPAKALFMDEISTGLDSSTTFQVVNSIRQFVHILNGTAIIALLQPEPETFDLFDDIILISEGRIVYQGPRENVLEFFQSMGFRCPQRKGLADFLQEVTSKKDQRQYWAHHDRPYRYITVGELAEAFKSFEIGQKLNAELSNPFDKSKSHPAALSTAKYGVSKKEILKACASRELLLVKRNSFVYLFRIFRLSVMGVIAMTIFFRTRIHKDINGGRMLVGSLYFAVATIFFGGVTDISLTIQKLPVFYKQRDFLFYPAWAYGLPSWIVKMPAQAVEVAAYVALTYYVIGYDPNVGRLFKQYLLILVELQTASAIFRFVAAGSRNMITANTYGFFILLIAVSMSGFVLSRDNVKSWWLWGYWTSPLMYAANALLANEFTGHSWRQVLSKDNVSLAVEIVKSRGYFPGAYWYWIGLGALFGMLLLYNACFILALTYLNPLGKPQPVLLEDETRDENDVLTTASERDDENKNQGIILPFEQHWITFDEVKYSVDMPQEMKDRGATEDRLLLLKGVSGAFRPGVLTALMGVSGAGKTTLMDVLAGRKTGGYIEGRITISGYPKMQETFARISGYCEQNDIHSPFVTVYESLLFSAWLRLPPDVDSETRKMFVEKVMELVELTPIRQGLVGLPGVSGLSAEQRKRLTIAVELVANPSIIFMDEPTSGLDARAAAIVMRTVRNTVDTGRTVVCTIHQPSIDIFEAFDELFLMKRGGQEIYVGPLGQGSCHLIQYFEEIEGVKKIKDGYNPATWMLEVTSSGQETMLGIDFADLYKNSELYRRNKALINELSSPRPGTRDLHFPTQYAQPLFTQFLACLWKQHWSYWHNPLYTAVKILYTIFVSFIVGSMFWDLGSKKDTEQDIFNAMGSMYASVFLLGQQGCMSVQPLVAVERTVSYRERAAGMYSALPFALGQVVIELPYTFAQTVIYCPIVYAMIGFEWTAAKFMWYTFFMFFTLSYFSFFGMMTLAVSPNQQISSIITTAFFSLWNLFSGFVIPRPKTPVWWRWYHWACPVSWTLYGLVSSQFGDVKDQFDSKQSVQDFVRTYFGFRHDFIGVVAVMVAAFALLFAFIFACCIRSLNFQRR; the protein is encoded by the exons ATGGCTAAAATGGACATGAATGATGTCTATAGAGCCAGTAATGGCTTCAGGAGAAATGCTTCAGCCGCTTTCAGGAATGATGTTTTAGAAATCTTTGAGAGTTCGTCGCGAGTtcatgaagatgatgatgaagctTTAAAATGGGCTGCCCTGGAAAAGCTTCCCACTTTCGATCGTTTGAAAAAAGGTCTTTTGCTTGGGTCCAGAGGCGCCGTCAATGAGGTTGATATACAAGACCTTGGCTTTGAGGAAAGGAAACAACTGGTTGAAAGGCTGGTGAAGGTTGTGGAAGAAGATAATGAGAAGTTTCTGTTGAAGTTCAAGAATCGGATTGATAG AGTTGGGATAAATTTGCCAACAATAGAAGTCAGATTTGAGCACCTAAATGTTGAAACAGAAGTTCATGTAGGCAATAGAGCTTTGCCTAGTTTCAAAAACttctttattaatatcttGGAG GGATTCGCGGCCTATCTTCACATAACCCCGAGCAGAAAGAAGCATCTCTCTATCCTACATGATGTTAGTGGGATCTTGAAGCCAGGCCG AATGACGCTCCTTTTAGGTCCTCCGAGTTCTGGAAAGACGACACTTTTGTTGGCTTTGGCTGGAAAGCTCGATCCTGCTTTGAAG GTTTCAGGAACAGTGACATATAATGGACATAGCATGAAAGAATTTGTACCCGAAAGAACAGCTGCATACATAAGCCAGCATGATGTCCACATAGGAGAAATGACAGTAAGAGAAACAATGGCGTTCTCTGCAAGATGTCAAGGAGTTGGAAGCAGCTATG AAATGCTGGCAGAGTTGtcaagaagagaaaaagaagcaaacaTAAAGCCTGATCCTGATCTGGATATGTATATGAAG GCAGCAGCTATGGAAGGACAAGAAACAAGCGTTGTAACAGATTATGTAATGAAG ATTTTGGGATTGGAAATTTGTGCGGACACTATGGTAGGAGATCAAATGATTAGGGGAGTCTCTGGAGGCCAAAGAAAACGTGTTACAACAGGTAGAGAGGTCATCTCTATGCGTAAAAGGGTTTGGTTATTGTATTTAAGCTGTTGGTCTGACTTTTCATTTGTTAAAATCACAGGAGAGATGCTGGTTGGACCAGCTAAGGCCCTATTCATGGATGAGATATCCACCGGCTTAGATAGCTCTACAACTTTTCAAGTTGTTAACTCAATTAGACAATTTGTCCATATTCTCAATGGCACTGCTATTATTGCCCTCCTGCAGCCTGAACCTGAGACATTTGATCTGTTTGATGATATTATTCTGATATCCGAGGGCCGGATTGTTTATCAGGGACCCCGGGAGAACGTGCTTGAGTTCTTCCAATCTATGGGTTTCAGATGCCCTCAGAGGAAAGGATTGGCTGACTTCTTGCAAGAA GTAACTTCAAAGAAAGATCAGCGGCAGTATTGGGCACACCATGACAGGCCTTATAGGTATATTACTGTTGGGGAACTAGCAGAAGCtttcaaatcatttgaaatcGGGCAGAAACTTAATGCTGAACTCTCAAACCCATTCGACAAGAGTAAAAGCCACCCAGCTGCTTTGTCAACTGCAAAGTACGGTGTTAGCAAAAAGGAGATTCTAAAAGCTTGTGCCTCCCGAGAACTCTTGCTTGTGAAGAGAAACTCATTTGTTTACCTCTTCAGGATCTTTAGG CTTAGTGTGATGGGTGTCATTGCAATGACTATCTTCTTTCGTACTCGAATCCATAAAGACATAAACGGTGGACGAATGCTTGTCGGTTCTCTTTATTTCGCTGttgcaacaattttttttggtggggTCACCGACATATCCCTGACCATTCAAAAGCTTCCAGTCTTCTACAAGCAAagagattttttgttttatcctGCTTGGGCTTATGGACTTCCCTCATGGATAGTGAAAATGCCTGCTCAAGCTGTTGAAGTAGCTGCCTATGTGGCACTCACTTACTATGTAATTGGATATGATCCAAATGTTGGAAG ATTGTTCAAACAATACTTGCTAATCTTAGTTGAACTTCAGACGGCATCTGCAATATTCCGTTTCGTTGCAGCAGGCAGTAGGAATATGATTACTGCAAACACATATGGGTTTTTTATATTGCTCATAGCCGTGTCAATGAGTGGCTTTGTTCTCTCAAGAG ATAATGTAAAGAGCTGGTGGTTATGGGGTTACTGGACTTCACCGCTGATGTATGCAGCGAATGCACTTCTTGCAAATGAATTTACAGGCCACAGCTGGAGACAG GTTTTGTCGAAAGATAATGTGTCATTGGCAGTTGAGATTGTAAAATCTCGAGGTTATTTTCCAGGCGCGTACTGGTACTGGATAGGATTAGGGGCACTATTTGGCATGTTACTTTTATACAATGCATGCTTCATTCTGGCTCTGACATATCTTAACC CATTGGGAAAGCCTCAACCTGTCCTGCTAGAAGATGAGACAAGAGATGAGAATGATGTTTTAACTACAGCGAGTG AGAGAGatgatgaaaacaaaaaccaGGGAATCATTCTTCCATTTGAACAACACTGGATCACATTTGATGAGGTCAAGTACTCTGTAGACATGCCACAG GAAATGAAAGATCGCGGTGCTACTGAAGATAGACTGTTACTTCTGAAGGGTGTGAGTGGAGCTTTCAGACCTGGAGTTCTCACTGCTCTGATGGGAGTTAGTGGGGCTGGTAAAACTACCCTTATGGACGTGCTGGCTGGTCGAAAGACAGGTGGATACATTGAGGGAAGGATTACAATTTCTGGTTATCCAAAAATGCAAGAGACCTTTGCTCGGATTTCTGGATACTGTGAACAGAATGACATCCATTCTCCATTTGTTACAGTTTATGAGTCTCTGCTGTTCTCAGCCTGGTTGCGTTTGCCCCCAGATGTTGATTCTGAAACCAGGAAG ATGTTCGTTGAGAAGGTAATGGAGCTTGTAGAGCTAACTCCAATAAGACAAGGATTAGTTGGGTTACCTGGGGTCAGTGGTCTATCAGCAGAGCAGCGAAAGAGGCTAACTATTGCTGTCGAGCTTGTTGCTAATCCATCCATAATATTCATGGATGAGCCAACTTCAGGCCTAGATGCAAGAGCTGCTGCAATTGTGATGAGAACCGTTAGGAACACAGTGGACACTGGAAGGACTGTGGTGTGCACAATCCATCAGCCTAGTATTGACATATTTGAGGCTTTCGATGAA CTGTTCCTGATGAAGCGAGGCGGACAAGAGATATATGTAGGGCCATTGGGTCAAGGTTCTTGCCATTTGATCCAGTACTTTGAG GAAATTGAAGGAGTGAAGAAAATCAAGGATGGGTATAATCCAGCGACCTGGATGCTAGAGGTAACATCTTCAGGCCAAGAAACTATGCTGGGGATTGACTTTGCAGACCTGTATAAGAACTCAGAACTGTATAG GAGGAATAAAGCTCTCATCAATGAGTTGAGTAGCCCGCGACCGGGCACGAGAGACTTGCATTTCCCAACTCAGTATGCGCAGCCATTATTCACTCAATTCCTGGCATGCCTGTGGAAACAACATTGGTCATACTGGCACAATCCTCTTTATACTGCTGTAAAGATACTATACACAATATTCGTATCGTTCATTGTAGGTTCAATGTTCTGGGATCTTGGTTCCAAGAA GGATACTGAACAAGACATTTTTAATGCTATGGGGTCGATGTATGCCTCCGTCTTCCTTTTGGGGCAGCAAGGTTGCATGTCGGTGCAGCCTCTGGTGGCTGTTGAACGAACGGTCTCTTATAGAGAAAGGGCAGCTGGGATGTATTCTGCCTTGCCATTTGCCTTAGGACAG GTTGTCATTGAACTCCCATATACGTTCGCTCAGACGGTAATATACTGTCCGATTGTGTATGCTATGATCGGATTTGAATGGACAGCCGCAAAGTTCATGTGGTACACGTTCTTCATGTTCTTCACACTATCATACTTCTCATTCTTTGGCATGATGACACTGGCTGTGAGCCCTAATCAGCAAATTTCTAGCATCATTACCACTGCATTTTTCTCGTTATGGAATCTCTTCTCCGGATTTGTAATTCCAAGACCA AAAACGCCGGTGTGGTGGAGATGGTACCATTGGGCGTGCCCCGTGTCCTGGACTCTATACGGCTTGGTTTCGTCGCAGTTTGGAGACGTAAAAGACCAGTTTGACAGTAAGCAGTCAGTTCAAGATTTCGTGCGGACTTACTTTGGCTTCAGACACGATTTTATCGGTGTCGTTGCAGTTATGGTTGCAGCATTTGCACTTCTTTTTGCCTTTATATTTGCATGCTGCATCAGATCTTTGAATTTCCAACGGCGATAA